From the Sebastes umbrosus isolate fSebUmb1 chromosome 2, fSebUmb1.pri, whole genome shotgun sequence genome, one window contains:
- the LOC119480255 gene encoding zinc finger protein 821 isoform X3 codes for MSPFFIFLPPDSAADRVHDLITFFFFFCIIISLIIICPLSAENTWTGLSQGKTVLVQEEIQVFNRDWAIICPGENRPTPSKLTVGIPGPFHTSGITGLQHTINMDGRDEFTEDSECCSNNSQEVQEQDSISEDSDSDLDNHGEDSSSNTSADDHMTTKRSQCRLQGAGVKESEEGADHGHNFICPLCTLDFSSPEKLISHVYQHTTMMSNSKSYVCPVCGRALSSPGSLGRHLLIHSEDRLSNCAVCGARFTDTNNFNREKLKDVLDTTRLDVSDGRDSCSMSLSSSPMTSPGHGACSCHGPGPSPSSCQGPHACQVPDPNPNLCQVHRTCQGPGHIPSQCQGPRQCHGQGHGHGPCAGSDQGPSYPSLPDGLLSEGPSLASIPDALNSSSPGFPPIGDILSPMPVYPAGVLLVCNSCVAYQQLVEAQSPLRKWALRRKNEPLEARMQRLERERTAKKNKRACETEDEREIRRLRDREAKRMQRMQESEDQRARRLQRDREAMRMKRANETPDKRQARLIREREAKRIKRRLEKIDPALRTQIEHDPAAMAALTADMSLFQFPCPMPVPSIDNGLFMKLP; via the exons ATGTCtccgttttttatttttttacccccCGACTCTGCTGCTGATCGAGTACACGATttgatcacattttttttttttttttgtattattatttcgCTCATCATCATCTGTCCCCTCAGTGCGGAAAACACCTGGACTGGTCTCTCTCAGGGTAAAACCGTGCTGGTTCAGGAGGAGATCCAGGTTTTTAACCGGGACTGGGCAATAATATGTCCAGGCGAAAACAGACCAACCCCTTCAAAGTTGACTGTAGGTATTCCAG GGCCATTCCACACTTCAGGCATCACAGGACTTCAGCACACTATTAACATGGATGGCAGGGACGAATTCACCGAAGACAGTGAATGCTGCAGCAACAACTCCCAGGAAGTACAAGAGCAGGATAGCATCTCAG AAGACAGCGATAGTGACCTTGACAACCACGGTGAAGACTCGTCCTCCAACACCTCCGCCGACGACCACATGACCACCAAGAGATCGCAGTGCCGCCTACAAGGAGCGGGAGTCAAAGAG AGCGAGGAAGGGGCGGACCACGGCCACAACTTTATTTGTCCTCTCTGCACGCTGGATTTCAGCAGTCCCGAGAAGCTCATCTCCCATGTCTACCAG CACACGACTATGATGAGCAACAGCAAGAGCTACGTGTGCCCAGTGTGTGGGCGAGCCCTGAGTTCGCCTGGCTCACTTGGACGACATCTTCTCATCCACTCCGAGGACCGCCTCTCCAACTGCGCTGTCTGTGGCGCGCGCTTCACAGACACCAACAACTTTAACAG GGAGAAGCTTAAAGATGTCCTCGACACAACCAGGTTGGATGTTAGCGATGGAAGGGACTCCTGCTCCATGTCCCTCTCCAGCAGCCCCATGACCAGCCCGGGCCACGGCGCCTGCTCCTGCCACGGACCGGGCCCCAGTCCCAGTTCATGCCAGGGCCCTCACGCCTGTCAAGTACCTGACCCCAACCCCAACCTATGTCAAGTCCATCGTACCTGCCAGGGACCAGGCCACATCCCGAGCCAGTGTCAAGGCCCCAGACAGTGTCACGGCCAAGGACATGGACATGGACCGTGCGCAGGCTCTGACCAGGGACCCTCCTATCCCTCGCTGCCCGACGGCCTCCTCTCCGAAGGGCCATCACTGGCGTCTATCCCCGACGCTCTTAACTCCTCTTCCCCGGGCTTCCCTCCCATCGGCGACATCCTGAGCCCGATGCCGGTGTATCCCGCCGGAGTGCTGCTGGTGTGCAACAGCTGCGTGGCCTACCAGCAGCTAGTGGAGGCCCAGTCGCCGCTGCGAAAGTGGGCTCTGCGTAGGAAGAACGAACCGTTGGAGGCCCGCATGCAGCGTCTGGAGCGCGAGCGCACAGCGAAGAAGAACAAGCGGGCGTGCGAGACGGAAGACGAGAGGGAAATAAGGAGGCTGCGGGACCGCGAGGCCAAGCGCATGCAGAGGATGCAGGAGTCGGAGGATCAGCGGGCGCGcaggctgcagagagacagggaggcCATGCGTATGAAGAGGGCCAACGAGACGCCGGACAAGAGGCAGGCCAGGCTGATCCGCGAGAGGGAGGCGAAGAGGATCAAGCGGCGGCTGGAGAAGATCGACCCCGCCCTGAGGACACAGATAGAGCACGATCCCGCTGCCATGGCTGCCCTCACAGCGGACATGAGTCTCTTTCAGTTCCCCTGCCCTATGCCGGTCCCTTCCATTGATAACGGTCTGTTCATGAAGCTGCCCTGA
- the LOC119480255 gene encoding zinc finger protein 821 isoform X2: MSPFFIFLPPDSAADRVHDLITFFFFFCIIISLIIICPLSAENTWTGLSQGKTVLVQEEIQVFNRDWAIICPGENRPTPSKLTVGIPGPFHTSGITGLQHTINMDGRDEFTEDSECCSNNSQEVQEQDSISDSDSDLDNHGEDSSSNTSADDHMTTKRSQCRLQGAGVKEESEEGADHGHNFICPLCTLDFSSPEKLISHVYQHTTMMSNSKSYVCPVCGRALSSPGSLGRHLLIHSEDRLSNCAVCGARFTDTNNFNREKLKDVLDTTRLDVSDGRDSCSMSLSSSPMTSPGHGACSCHGPGPSPSSCQGPHACQVPDPNPNLCQVHRTCQGPGHIPSQCQGPRQCHGQGHGHGPCAGSDQGPSYPSLPDGLLSEGPSLASIPDALNSSSPGFPPIGDILSPMPVYPAGVLLVCNSCVAYQQLVEAQSPLRKWALRRKNEPLEARMQRLERERTAKKNKRACETEDEREIRRLRDREAKRMQRMQESEDQRARRLQRDREAMRMKRANETPDKRQARLIREREAKRIKRRLEKIDPALRTQIEHDPAAMAALTADMSLFQFPCPMPVPSIDNGLFMKLP, encoded by the exons ATGTCtccgttttttatttttttacccccCGACTCTGCTGCTGATCGAGTACACGATttgatcacattttttttttttttttgtattattatttcgCTCATCATCATCTGTCCCCTCAGTGCGGAAAACACCTGGACTGGTCTCTCTCAGGGTAAAACCGTGCTGGTTCAGGAGGAGATCCAGGTTTTTAACCGGGACTGGGCAATAATATGTCCAGGCGAAAACAGACCAACCCCTTCAAAGTTGACTGTAGGTATTCCAG GGCCATTCCACACTTCAGGCATCACAGGACTTCAGCACACTATTAACATGGATGGCAGGGACGAATTCACCGAAGACAGTGAATGCTGCAGCAACAACTCCCAGGAAGTACAAGAGCAGGATAGCATCTCAG ACAGCGATAGTGACCTTGACAACCACGGTGAAGACTCGTCCTCCAACACCTCCGCCGACGACCACATGACCACCAAGAGATCGCAGTGCCGCCTACAAGGAGCGGGAGTCAAAGAG GAGAGCGAGGAAGGGGCGGACCACGGCCACAACTTTATTTGTCCTCTCTGCACGCTGGATTTCAGCAGTCCCGAGAAGCTCATCTCCCATGTCTACCAG CACACGACTATGATGAGCAACAGCAAGAGCTACGTGTGCCCAGTGTGTGGGCGAGCCCTGAGTTCGCCTGGCTCACTTGGACGACATCTTCTCATCCACTCCGAGGACCGCCTCTCCAACTGCGCTGTCTGTGGCGCGCGCTTCACAGACACCAACAACTTTAACAG GGAGAAGCTTAAAGATGTCCTCGACACAACCAGGTTGGATGTTAGCGATGGAAGGGACTCCTGCTCCATGTCCCTCTCCAGCAGCCCCATGACCAGCCCGGGCCACGGCGCCTGCTCCTGCCACGGACCGGGCCCCAGTCCCAGTTCATGCCAGGGCCCTCACGCCTGTCAAGTACCTGACCCCAACCCCAACCTATGTCAAGTCCATCGTACCTGCCAGGGACCAGGCCACATCCCGAGCCAGTGTCAAGGCCCCAGACAGTGTCACGGCCAAGGACATGGACATGGACCGTGCGCAGGCTCTGACCAGGGACCCTCCTATCCCTCGCTGCCCGACGGCCTCCTCTCCGAAGGGCCATCACTGGCGTCTATCCCCGACGCTCTTAACTCCTCTTCCCCGGGCTTCCCTCCCATCGGCGACATCCTGAGCCCGATGCCGGTGTATCCCGCCGGAGTGCTGCTGGTGTGCAACAGCTGCGTGGCCTACCAGCAGCTAGTGGAGGCCCAGTCGCCGCTGCGAAAGTGGGCTCTGCGTAGGAAGAACGAACCGTTGGAGGCCCGCATGCAGCGTCTGGAGCGCGAGCGCACAGCGAAGAAGAACAAGCGGGCGTGCGAGACGGAAGACGAGAGGGAAATAAGGAGGCTGCGGGACCGCGAGGCCAAGCGCATGCAGAGGATGCAGGAGTCGGAGGATCAGCGGGCGCGcaggctgcagagagacagggaggcCATGCGTATGAAGAGGGCCAACGAGACGCCGGACAAGAGGCAGGCCAGGCTGATCCGCGAGAGGGAGGCGAAGAGGATCAAGCGGCGGCTGGAGAAGATCGACCCCGCCCTGAGGACACAGATAGAGCACGATCCCGCTGCCATGGCTGCCCTCACAGCGGACATGAGTCTCTTTCAGTTCCCCTGCCCTATGCCGGTCCCTTCCATTGATAACGGTCTGTTCATGAAGCTGCCCTGA
- the LOC119480255 gene encoding zinc finger protein 821 isoform X1 produces the protein MSPFFIFLPPDSAADRVHDLITFFFFFCIIISLIIICPLSAENTWTGLSQGKTVLVQEEIQVFNRDWAIICPGENRPTPSKLTVGIPGPFHTSGITGLQHTINMDGRDEFTEDSECCSNNSQEVQEQDSISEDSDSDLDNHGEDSSSNTSADDHMTTKRSQCRLQGAGVKEESEEGADHGHNFICPLCTLDFSSPEKLISHVYQHTTMMSNSKSYVCPVCGRALSSPGSLGRHLLIHSEDRLSNCAVCGARFTDTNNFNREKLKDVLDTTRLDVSDGRDSCSMSLSSSPMTSPGHGACSCHGPGPSPSSCQGPHACQVPDPNPNLCQVHRTCQGPGHIPSQCQGPRQCHGQGHGHGPCAGSDQGPSYPSLPDGLLSEGPSLASIPDALNSSSPGFPPIGDILSPMPVYPAGVLLVCNSCVAYQQLVEAQSPLRKWALRRKNEPLEARMQRLERERTAKKNKRACETEDEREIRRLRDREAKRMQRMQESEDQRARRLQRDREAMRMKRANETPDKRQARLIREREAKRIKRRLEKIDPALRTQIEHDPAAMAALTADMSLFQFPCPMPVPSIDNGLFMKLP, from the exons ATGTCtccgttttttatttttttacccccCGACTCTGCTGCTGATCGAGTACACGATttgatcacattttttttttttttttgtattattatttcgCTCATCATCATCTGTCCCCTCAGTGCGGAAAACACCTGGACTGGTCTCTCTCAGGGTAAAACCGTGCTGGTTCAGGAGGAGATCCAGGTTTTTAACCGGGACTGGGCAATAATATGTCCAGGCGAAAACAGACCAACCCCTTCAAAGTTGACTGTAGGTATTCCAG GGCCATTCCACACTTCAGGCATCACAGGACTTCAGCACACTATTAACATGGATGGCAGGGACGAATTCACCGAAGACAGTGAATGCTGCAGCAACAACTCCCAGGAAGTACAAGAGCAGGATAGCATCTCAG AAGACAGCGATAGTGACCTTGACAACCACGGTGAAGACTCGTCCTCCAACACCTCCGCCGACGACCACATGACCACCAAGAGATCGCAGTGCCGCCTACAAGGAGCGGGAGTCAAAGAG GAGAGCGAGGAAGGGGCGGACCACGGCCACAACTTTATTTGTCCTCTCTGCACGCTGGATTTCAGCAGTCCCGAGAAGCTCATCTCCCATGTCTACCAG CACACGACTATGATGAGCAACAGCAAGAGCTACGTGTGCCCAGTGTGTGGGCGAGCCCTGAGTTCGCCTGGCTCACTTGGACGACATCTTCTCATCCACTCCGAGGACCGCCTCTCCAACTGCGCTGTCTGTGGCGCGCGCTTCACAGACACCAACAACTTTAACAG GGAGAAGCTTAAAGATGTCCTCGACACAACCAGGTTGGATGTTAGCGATGGAAGGGACTCCTGCTCCATGTCCCTCTCCAGCAGCCCCATGACCAGCCCGGGCCACGGCGCCTGCTCCTGCCACGGACCGGGCCCCAGTCCCAGTTCATGCCAGGGCCCTCACGCCTGTCAAGTACCTGACCCCAACCCCAACCTATGTCAAGTCCATCGTACCTGCCAGGGACCAGGCCACATCCCGAGCCAGTGTCAAGGCCCCAGACAGTGTCACGGCCAAGGACATGGACATGGACCGTGCGCAGGCTCTGACCAGGGACCCTCCTATCCCTCGCTGCCCGACGGCCTCCTCTCCGAAGGGCCATCACTGGCGTCTATCCCCGACGCTCTTAACTCCTCTTCCCCGGGCTTCCCTCCCATCGGCGACATCCTGAGCCCGATGCCGGTGTATCCCGCCGGAGTGCTGCTGGTGTGCAACAGCTGCGTGGCCTACCAGCAGCTAGTGGAGGCCCAGTCGCCGCTGCGAAAGTGGGCTCTGCGTAGGAAGAACGAACCGTTGGAGGCCCGCATGCAGCGTCTGGAGCGCGAGCGCACAGCGAAGAAGAACAAGCGGGCGTGCGAGACGGAAGACGAGAGGGAAATAAGGAGGCTGCGGGACCGCGAGGCCAAGCGCATGCAGAGGATGCAGGAGTCGGAGGATCAGCGGGCGCGcaggctgcagagagacagggaggcCATGCGTATGAAGAGGGCCAACGAGACGCCGGACAAGAGGCAGGCCAGGCTGATCCGCGAGAGGGAGGCGAAGAGGATCAAGCGGCGGCTGGAGAAGATCGACCCCGCCCTGAGGACACAGATAGAGCACGATCCCGCTGCCATGGCTGCCCTCACAGCGGACATGAGTCTCTTTCAGTTCCCCTGCCCTATGCCGGTCCCTTCCATTGATAACGGTCTGTTCATGAAGCTGCCCTGA
- the LOC119480255 gene encoding zinc finger protein 821 isoform X4, whose translation MSRRKQTNPFKVDWPFHTSGITGLQHTINMDGRDEFTEDSECCSNNSQEVQEQDSISEDSDSDLDNHGEDSSSNTSADDHMTTKRSQCRLQGAGVKEESEEGADHGHNFICPLCTLDFSSPEKLISHVYQHTTMMSNSKSYVCPVCGRALSSPGSLGRHLLIHSEDRLSNCAVCGARFTDTNNFNREKLKDVLDTTRLDVSDGRDSCSMSLSSSPMTSPGHGACSCHGPGPSPSSCQGPHACQVPDPNPNLCQVHRTCQGPGHIPSQCQGPRQCHGQGHGHGPCAGSDQGPSYPSLPDGLLSEGPSLASIPDALNSSSPGFPPIGDILSPMPVYPAGVLLVCNSCVAYQQLVEAQSPLRKWALRRKNEPLEARMQRLERERTAKKNKRACETEDEREIRRLRDREAKRMQRMQESEDQRARRLQRDREAMRMKRANETPDKRQARLIREREAKRIKRRLEKIDPALRTQIEHDPAAMAALTADMSLFQFPCPMPVPSIDNGLFMKLP comes from the exons ATGTCCAGGCGAAAACAGACCAACCCCTTCAAAGTTGACT GGCCATTCCACACTTCAGGCATCACAGGACTTCAGCACACTATTAACATGGATGGCAGGGACGAATTCACCGAAGACAGTGAATGCTGCAGCAACAACTCCCAGGAAGTACAAGAGCAGGATAGCATCTCAG AAGACAGCGATAGTGACCTTGACAACCACGGTGAAGACTCGTCCTCCAACACCTCCGCCGACGACCACATGACCACCAAGAGATCGCAGTGCCGCCTACAAGGAGCGGGAGTCAAAGAG GAGAGCGAGGAAGGGGCGGACCACGGCCACAACTTTATTTGTCCTCTCTGCACGCTGGATTTCAGCAGTCCCGAGAAGCTCATCTCCCATGTCTACCAG CACACGACTATGATGAGCAACAGCAAGAGCTACGTGTGCCCAGTGTGTGGGCGAGCCCTGAGTTCGCCTGGCTCACTTGGACGACATCTTCTCATCCACTCCGAGGACCGCCTCTCCAACTGCGCTGTCTGTGGCGCGCGCTTCACAGACACCAACAACTTTAACAG GGAGAAGCTTAAAGATGTCCTCGACACAACCAGGTTGGATGTTAGCGATGGAAGGGACTCCTGCTCCATGTCCCTCTCCAGCAGCCCCATGACCAGCCCGGGCCACGGCGCCTGCTCCTGCCACGGACCGGGCCCCAGTCCCAGTTCATGCCAGGGCCCTCACGCCTGTCAAGTACCTGACCCCAACCCCAACCTATGTCAAGTCCATCGTACCTGCCAGGGACCAGGCCACATCCCGAGCCAGTGTCAAGGCCCCAGACAGTGTCACGGCCAAGGACATGGACATGGACCGTGCGCAGGCTCTGACCAGGGACCCTCCTATCCCTCGCTGCCCGACGGCCTCCTCTCCGAAGGGCCATCACTGGCGTCTATCCCCGACGCTCTTAACTCCTCTTCCCCGGGCTTCCCTCCCATCGGCGACATCCTGAGCCCGATGCCGGTGTATCCCGCCGGAGTGCTGCTGGTGTGCAACAGCTGCGTGGCCTACCAGCAGCTAGTGGAGGCCCAGTCGCCGCTGCGAAAGTGGGCTCTGCGTAGGAAGAACGAACCGTTGGAGGCCCGCATGCAGCGTCTGGAGCGCGAGCGCACAGCGAAGAAGAACAAGCGGGCGTGCGAGACGGAAGACGAGAGGGAAATAAGGAGGCTGCGGGACCGCGAGGCCAAGCGCATGCAGAGGATGCAGGAGTCGGAGGATCAGCGGGCGCGcaggctgcagagagacagggaggcCATGCGTATGAAGAGGGCCAACGAGACGCCGGACAAGAGGCAGGCCAGGCTGATCCGCGAGAGGGAGGCGAAGAGGATCAAGCGGCGGCTGGAGAAGATCGACCCCGCCCTGAGGACACAGATAGAGCACGATCCCGCTGCCATGGCTGCCCTCACAGCGGACATGAGTCTCTTTCAGTTCCCCTGCCCTATGCCGGTCCCTTCCATTGATAACGGTCTGTTCATGAAGCTGCCCTGA
- the LOC119480255 gene encoding zinc finger protein 821 isoform X5, with translation MGPFHTSGITGLQHTINMDGRDEFTEDSECCSNNSQEVQEQDSISEDSDSDLDNHGEDSSSNTSADDHMTTKRSQCRLQGAGVKEESEEGADHGHNFICPLCTLDFSSPEKLISHVYQHTTMMSNSKSYVCPVCGRALSSPGSLGRHLLIHSEDRLSNCAVCGARFTDTNNFNREKLKDVLDTTRLDVSDGRDSCSMSLSSSPMTSPGHGACSCHGPGPSPSSCQGPHACQVPDPNPNLCQVHRTCQGPGHIPSQCQGPRQCHGQGHGHGPCAGSDQGPSYPSLPDGLLSEGPSLASIPDALNSSSPGFPPIGDILSPMPVYPAGVLLVCNSCVAYQQLVEAQSPLRKWALRRKNEPLEARMQRLERERTAKKNKRACETEDEREIRRLRDREAKRMQRMQESEDQRARRLQRDREAMRMKRANETPDKRQARLIREREAKRIKRRLEKIDPALRTQIEHDPAAMAALTADMSLFQFPCPMPVPSIDNGLFMKLP, from the exons GGCCATTCCACACTTCAGGCATCACAGGACTTCAGCACACTATTAACATGGATGGCAGGGACGAATTCACCGAAGACAGTGAATGCTGCAGCAACAACTCCCAGGAAGTACAAGAGCAGGATAGCATCTCAG AAGACAGCGATAGTGACCTTGACAACCACGGTGAAGACTCGTCCTCCAACACCTCCGCCGACGACCACATGACCACCAAGAGATCGCAGTGCCGCCTACAAGGAGCGGGAGTCAAAGAG GAGAGCGAGGAAGGGGCGGACCACGGCCACAACTTTATTTGTCCTCTCTGCACGCTGGATTTCAGCAGTCCCGAGAAGCTCATCTCCCATGTCTACCAG CACACGACTATGATGAGCAACAGCAAGAGCTACGTGTGCCCAGTGTGTGGGCGAGCCCTGAGTTCGCCTGGCTCACTTGGACGACATCTTCTCATCCACTCCGAGGACCGCCTCTCCAACTGCGCTGTCTGTGGCGCGCGCTTCACAGACACCAACAACTTTAACAG GGAGAAGCTTAAAGATGTCCTCGACACAACCAGGTTGGATGTTAGCGATGGAAGGGACTCCTGCTCCATGTCCCTCTCCAGCAGCCCCATGACCAGCCCGGGCCACGGCGCCTGCTCCTGCCACGGACCGGGCCCCAGTCCCAGTTCATGCCAGGGCCCTCACGCCTGTCAAGTACCTGACCCCAACCCCAACCTATGTCAAGTCCATCGTACCTGCCAGGGACCAGGCCACATCCCGAGCCAGTGTCAAGGCCCCAGACAGTGTCACGGCCAAGGACATGGACATGGACCGTGCGCAGGCTCTGACCAGGGACCCTCCTATCCCTCGCTGCCCGACGGCCTCCTCTCCGAAGGGCCATCACTGGCGTCTATCCCCGACGCTCTTAACTCCTCTTCCCCGGGCTTCCCTCCCATCGGCGACATCCTGAGCCCGATGCCGGTGTATCCCGCCGGAGTGCTGCTGGTGTGCAACAGCTGCGTGGCCTACCAGCAGCTAGTGGAGGCCCAGTCGCCGCTGCGAAAGTGGGCTCTGCGTAGGAAGAACGAACCGTTGGAGGCCCGCATGCAGCGTCTGGAGCGCGAGCGCACAGCGAAGAAGAACAAGCGGGCGTGCGAGACGGAAGACGAGAGGGAAATAAGGAGGCTGCGGGACCGCGAGGCCAAGCGCATGCAGAGGATGCAGGAGTCGGAGGATCAGCGGGCGCGcaggctgcagagagacagggaggcCATGCGTATGAAGAGGGCCAACGAGACGCCGGACAAGAGGCAGGCCAGGCTGATCCGCGAGAGGGAGGCGAAGAGGATCAAGCGGCGGCTGGAGAAGATCGACCCCGCCCTGAGGACACAGATAGAGCACGATCCCGCTGCCATGGCTGCCCTCACAGCGGACATGAGTCTCTTTCAGTTCCCCTGCCCTATGCCGGTCCCTTCCATTGATAACGGTCTGTTCATGAAGCTGCCCTGA